AAAGTAATAACCGGCGTGGCCATTGCTCATGGCGGACAAATTATTAAAGCGGAATGCGAGGAAACAGAGGTTGTTTTTAGAAACTGCTCCAAACAAGAGCTCGAAAATTATGTAAATTCTAAGGACCCGATGGATAAGGCTGGCGCTTATGGAATCCAGACCGGTGGCGCAAGGCTTATCAAGGAAATCCGGGGGTGCTACTACAACGTGGTGGGTTTGCCTGTAGCGCGGATGCTCGAGATGTTGGTTGATATGAAGGTAGAGGTATAATGTCTAATCCAGCAGAAGAAATGCGACCCGAAGAAAAAGTGGGTCAGTTTATTGCAAGAGTTCGTGAAAGCCGCAAGATGACGGTGGAAGAACTTGCTGATTCTATTAAGCTTGGTGTCTCTTATATTAAGGCGATTGAAGCGGGCGAGTGGAGAACATTCCCGGTGGCCGCTTACGTGCGTGGTTATTTACGTTCTATTTCTCACGTTTTGAATTTGAATGCCGACCAGGTGCTCAAGGCTTACAATGCCGAAAGCGGTGCTCCGGTTGAAACTGATTTTAACGATGTGTCGACGGGTCGCAAGCTTGCTCCTCTCAAAGAGGGCGAAATCAAGAAAAAGAGCATGGCTGTCCCCGTGGTGCTCGTTCTTCTCGTACTGGCATTCCTAGTCGCTTCCCATTTCTTGGATTTGGAATCCCTGGCCCAGCAGTCTAACGAACAGCAGCCCGCGGAAAAACTCCCGGTCGCTGTCGAAGATTCCATGACTCAGGAAATTCCGGATGGTGCCGAGGCTGTTCCGGCTGATTCCATGGCCGCGGTTGATACCGCCGCTAAGGATTCTCCTGCAAACCAGGCCGCAGCCAATACGACGGTGAGCCAGGCTGTGGTGGATTCGGCGATCAAGAAATCTGACTTGCCGGCCTCTGCAACGATTTTCATTTCGTCTGATTCCAAGAAGGATTCTGCAAAGACGGCTGTTCCGACGACTCCCAAGACTAGCAAGACGAACTTTGTGTTGATCGGTTCCGGCGAATCCCTTTCTTGGGTGGGCCTCAAGCGTCGCGAAGATGCGGATTCCTTCTTGAAGGAAGCAAATATTTCTAGAGCCGGTGTTCGCATGGTTTACAACACGAACGATACTTTGTGCGTAACTATCGGTGACCCGACGGCTATTGCCAAGATGCTTTTGAACGGTGTCGAAACTCCGCTTCCGGAAATGAAGTTTGGCCGCGTGACGCGCTTCCGCGTGTATGGTGGCGTGATTGTTAAAAAGTAGAGGACTATGATGCGTAGCACGTCTCTCACACGAAAGACCGGCGAAACCGATATCGCCTTGTCGCTCAACTTGGATGATTCCACTCCGGGTTCTATCAATTCCGGAAACGGATTCTTGGACCACATGCTTAATTTGTTCCAAATCCATGGTGGTATCCATTTGGACTTGACCTGCAATGGCGATGTCCATGTCGATATGCACCATAGCATGGAAGACATTGCGATTGTGCTCGGTCAGGCCTTGGTGGAATGCCTGGGCGACAAGAAGGGAATCGAACGCTACGGATTCTACTTTGTCCCGATGGACGAGGCTTTGAGCCGCGTGTGCATTGACTTTAGCAACCGCATCGGTTTTGTGTGGAACGTGAAGCTCCCGGCTGCCATGGCTGGCGGTATCGAAGCTAGCATGTTTGAACACTTCTTCAAGAGCCTGTGCGAAAACGCCCGCATGAACCTGCACGTGGAACTGTTCTACGGCAATGACAACCACCATTGCCTGGAATCGATCTTCAAGGCTTTTGCCCGTGCCGTGGCTATGGCCATTGCCCCGAGCCGTAACGTGAAGGGTATTCCCAGCAGCAAGGGCGTGCTTTAATAATTATTGCACCGAAGGTGCCCGCGAGAAACTATGTTTCGAGCGTTGGGAGAGTCTTAGGGAGGGTGAAACCCTCCCTTATCATATTTTCGGTACTCTGACTTTGTCGCCGGCGTTCAAGTGCTCTAGCATGACGCCGGCGTTTACTGATTGTAGAGCCGAGAGAACGTAGAAACGGGGGAGGCCTTGGACTCCGGCGCCGTAGGTACGCTTTAACAGCTTGAACAGGTCGTCGCCTTCGTTGGCGGTGACCGTTTTGTAAAGGCTTGCGTTAGAGGGGTCGGACTGCAGCTTCGAGAGGGCGGTCGCGAACCGGTCGGCGAAAAGTTCTGCGGAATTGTCTGCCTTGGGGGCGTTTGCCTGTTTTGCCCCCGCGGACTTGCCTGCGTGGTTCGCCTTCGGGGAGGTGTCCTTTTTGCCCGTGACAGAGCCCGGCAGTTTGAAAACCGGGGCGTCAAACACGTTCATGTTGATCTTTGCTTCGGCTTCGGCCCCTTTTTTAATGGGTTCCAGGGCTAAAATCGAGTCAAGGGCAGCGATGTAGGCGCTGTCGGGCCACTCGGTAAGGGGCATTTTCTGGTCGGTTACGATGATTTTTGCCACGGGAGCATCGTTCCCGCAGGCGATAAAAAGCGAAGGAATAATTGTAAAAAATGCCACAGAAAATCTATTCATGTTCCCAAAAATACTATTTCCCTTGCCAAAATGGCGAAATTCTTCTAAATTTAGGCTCTCAAAATCTAACTACTTCATAGGAAGTTTAAAAATGAAAGAAGGTATCCACCCTAACTATCAACCGGTCGTGTTCGTCGATGCGAATACGGGTAAAGAATACATCACCCGCTCCACGAAGTCTTCCGCCGAAAAGAAGACTATCGATGGTGTTGAATATAGCGTAATTTCCTTGGAAATTACGGCTGATACCCATCCGTTTTGGACGGGCAAGCAGCATCGCGTGGATACGGCTGGCCGTATCGACCGCTTCAACAAGCGTTTCGCTGGCAACATCACTGGTGCAAAGCGTAAGACCCGCAAGGCTGCTCCTGCCAAGGCTGAAGACGCTGAATAATTACAGATAAATGAATGGCTCCCTGAAAAAGAGGGGGCCTTTCTTCAAAAGGATTCAAATGAAAAAGCAACTCTTTATTGGTGCAGCCGCTCTCGTGGCCATGGCTATGACCGGTTGCCAGAAGACCGGCACTATCGAAGGTGTCGTCCTCGATCCGTTTACTGGCAAGGCTATTGAAATGCCGACCGTTTGGATGGATTCTACCATCTTCGGTACGCAGAACCCGAAGTACCCCTACAAGGGCGAACTTCAGCAGGGTAAGTTCAAGTTTGAAAAGGTTCCCGTTGGCGAATACCTGATCAAGGCCCGTCGTTCCAAGTACATTCTCGGCCAGCAGAAGATTGCTACCGACGAAAAGAACCCGAACCTCTCTGTGACTCTGTACGAATACAGCGACCAGATCAAGCCGGGTCTCTACAAGAGCGGTACGACCGAAGGTCCTGAAAAGATTGATAACCAGTGGGTTGTCTATTCTACAAGCTGCAGCGAATCCGTTGCCGGTTACCGTTTGACCATGCCGATTGCTACCGATGCCGCCAAGGTTCCGGGCAAGAAGGACAAGAAGAAAAAGAAGAAGGCCGACAAGGGCGCAGCCAAGGTTTCTAGCCTCCCGGCTCCGTTGGCTGTGGACGCTGCACTCAACGTGTTCTACGTGAATGCTAGCTCCGTGACTTCTCCGCTGGTCGTGACCTCCTACCCGGCTGTGGAAGGCAAGGTGGCTGACCATTCCGACTGCCAGGGCTTCGGCGCCGACGAAAAGACGGGTCTCTTTGTAGACAAGTCCAAGGGCACGACACTGAACGTGGAATACAAGGCCGAAAACCTGTTCCAGGTGACGGGTACTCTTCCGTCTGGCAAGCAGATTCTTCAGCTCGCCCAGGATGGCAAGACCCTGCAGACCTACTACTTCCAGGTCAAGTAATTTACGGCATAGGGCTTAGCCCTGTCTGTTGAATTTAGCGAAAGGCTCCGCTTTGGCGGGGCCTTTTGCTGTATGTGGCGCTGTTTTTTGCCGCGCAAGGCCTAGTGTAAAGAATTCGTTTGTTGATTTTTCGGGGTGTTTTGTATAGATTAGGGGCATGGGATTGAATAAGCTTTTACCGTTTGGCTTTGTGTTTGGTACGCTTGCCTTGTGTGCTTGTGGCGGCGATTCGGATAATGCTGCGCAGTTTGATTACGAAATTGTCGATTCTTCGCCGAGTGTCCAGAGGGATACCTTCGATGTGAATCCCGGTTACGATCAGCCGGATTATAGTTCGCCGAGCCTCGGCGGTGATACAAGTGTTTTGAATATTTCGTCTGCGATTGAACTTCCGCTTTCGTCTGAGTCGAATGCGTCGGAGTCTTCGGGGGCGGAGCAGCCGATTTCATCTGCTGAGATCGAAATGTCGTCGGGCGGGGTGATGCCGGGTTCTTCATCGACTGAAATGTCTTCAGGTGAGATGTTGTCGATATCGTCTTCGTCGAGAATTGTTCCTGATTTGTCTTCGGACTCGAGGCCGCCGCGTTCCTCGTCTTCCAAGATGGAACCTCCTCCGGAATCTTCTTCTAGAATGGAGCCGCCCTCTTCTTCGAGCAAGGGGCCTGCGCTTGACTTTAGCTTCTATAACGGTGCGGACATTTCGACGGTGCAGGAATACGAGCGCTGGGGTACCAAGTTCTACGATGTCGACGGCTCCGAAAAAGACATCTTTACGCTCCTGAAAGACCACGGATTCAATGCGATTCGCTTGAAGACTTTTGTGAGTCCGAAGGCGCAGTACGGTTATGCGGCGTCGGGCTGCGATCATGATGCCGAAAGTTATGCCGACAAGGACCACATTATCGCTTACGCCCAAAAGATCAAGGCGGCTGGCATGGCGTTCTTGCTCGACATTCATTACAGCGACAACTGGGCCGATCCGGGCAAGCAGATTATTCCCTCTCGCTGGCGCAACGTGAAAAGTTCCGATGCGATGGCGGATTCCGTATACAATTATACTTATGACTTGTTGAATTCCTTAAAGCAGGTGAATGCGACACCGGAGATGGTGCAAATCGGTAACGAAACCACGCCGGGCATTTTGATTCATGTGCCGAACAGCAAAACAGACTGCTGGGGCAACGGGGTAGACAAGGCATCTACTGCAATCAATGGTGATATGGGTACAAGTGCCGGCAAGGCCAATGCGGGCAAGTACTTTAAGGCGGGCATTCGCGCCGTCAAGGCGGTGTCGCAAAACATCAAGACGGTTCTTCATATCGAAAGCATTCGCAAGACGAGTACGGTCGATTGGTGGATGAATGAAATCTTCAAGAACCAGAAGGTTCCTGCTGACGTGATGGGATTTTCGGCGTATACCGCTTACGGTGATGACAAACCGGACAAGTGGAATAGTTTGTTCAGAAACTTGATTTCGACTTATCCGAATTTGGAATTCATTGTGGCCGAATACAACGGCGGCGAATCGGATAATACATATTCTTACGATGGCTCGCGCAAGAAGGCTGTAGATATGGTTCGCGGGCTAGACCGCTGGATTGGCGCCTTTTTCTGGGAACCTACTTTGAGTGGAGCCTGGGGGCCAGCGCTTTTTGACTGGGATGGCCCGAACATGAAGGCCAATAAGAAGGCTTTTGACGAGTACAAGGTGGAGTTTTAAGCGACACCATTGAGCCTTTTTTCTAAATTCAAAGTATGAATATTGAAGACTGGCGCAACCGTATTGATGAACTGAACGATGAACTGATTGCCCTTTTGAACAAGAGGGCGAGTTTCGCAGTGGAAATTGGTAAAATCAAGAAGCAAAAAGGACTCCCCGTGCTTGATGCTGCGCGCGAAGAGGCTGTTTTGAACGTGGTCGCCGAAAAAGCGAAAAAGGCGAATGGCCCCTTGCCTCCAGAATCGTTCAAGAATATTTTTAGAACCATTATTGACGAAACTTACAAGGTAGAAGAATAATGCGGATTACCTTCGTTGGCTTTGGACTTTTGGCAAGTTCGGTAGCCGCTGCCATTAAGCAGGCGAAGTTGCCTACGATGGTGCGTGCGGTGAGTAGCCCGGCCACACTTGCCCGTGCAAAGGAACTGGGGCTTGCCGATGAATTTTTCGGCTACGACGAAATCAAGGACTGGGTTCCCGGTTCCGATGTGATTTTGCTTTGCGCCCCGATTCTCCATATTTTAAAGACGATTGAAAACCTGTCGCAGATGGATTTGTCGCTGCTGGATGCTCAAAAGCAGATTCTGGTGAGCGATATCGGATCGACTAAGGTGGAGATTTGCAAGGCAGGGGCTAAGCTCCCGAAGCCGTTTGTGTTTGTGGGCAGCCACCCGATGGCAGGCTCCGAAAAGCGCACGCTCGAATACAACGATCCCTCGATTTTTGAAAATGCTTACTGGTTCGTGTGCCCGCCTGAAGGTGTCGACGAATCGGTGTACAAGCCGCTCTTGAACTTGATTTCGTTCGTGGGCGCAAATGCCGTGGTGTTCCCGCCGGAACATCATGACCGCACCATGGCCTG
This genomic window from Fibrobacter sp. UWB5 contains:
- a CDS encoding helix-turn-helix domain-containing protein; its protein translation is MSNPAEEMRPEEKVGQFIARVRESRKMTVEELADSIKLGVSYIKAIEAGEWRTFPVAAYVRGYLRSISHVLNLNADQVLKAYNAESGAPVETDFNDVSTGRKLAPLKEGEIKKKSMAVPVVLVLLVLAFLVASHFLDLESLAQQSNEQQPAEKLPVAVEDSMTQEIPDGAEAVPADSMAAVDTAAKDSPANQAAANTTVSQAVVDSAIKKSDLPASATIFISSDSKKDSAKTAVPTTPKTSKTNFVLIGSGESLSWVGLKRREDADSFLKEANISRAGVRMVYNTNDTLCVTIGDPTAIAKMLLNGVETPLPEMKFGRVTRFRVYGGVIVKK
- the hisB gene encoding imidazoleglycerol-phosphate dehydratase HisB → MRSTSLTRKTGETDIALSLNLDDSTPGSINSGNGFLDHMLNLFQIHGGIHLDLTCNGDVHVDMHHSMEDIAIVLGQALVECLGDKKGIERYGFYFVPMDEALSRVCIDFSNRIGFVWNVKLPAAMAGGIEASMFEHFFKSLCENARMNLHVELFYGNDNHHCLESIFKAFARAVAMAIAPSRNVKGIPSSKGVL
- a CDS encoding type B 50S ribosomal protein L31; this translates as MKEGIHPNYQPVVFVDANTGKEYITRSTKSSAEKKTIDGVEYSVISLEITADTHPFWTGKQHRVDTAGRIDRFNKRFAGNITGAKRKTRKAAPAKAEDAE
- a CDS encoding glycosyl hydrolase 53 family protein, producing MGLNKLLPFGFVFGTLALCACGGDSDNAAQFDYEIVDSSPSVQRDTFDVNPGYDQPDYSSPSLGGDTSVLNISSAIELPLSSESNASESSGAEQPISSAEIEMSSGGVMPGSSSTEMSSGEMLSISSSSRIVPDLSSDSRPPRSSSSKMEPPPESSSRMEPPSSSSKGPALDFSFYNGADISTVQEYERWGTKFYDVDGSEKDIFTLLKDHGFNAIRLKTFVSPKAQYGYAASGCDHDAESYADKDHIIAYAQKIKAAGMAFLLDIHYSDNWADPGKQIIPSRWRNVKSSDAMADSVYNYTYDLLNSLKQVNATPEMVQIGNETTPGILIHVPNSKTDCWGNGVDKASTAINGDMGTSAGKANAGKYFKAGIRAVKAVSQNIKTVLHIESIRKTSTVDWWMNEIFKNQKVPADVMGFSAYTAYGDDKPDKWNSLFRNLISTYPNLEFIVAEYNGGESDNTYSYDGSRKKAVDMVRGLDRWIGAFFWEPTLSGAWGPALFDWDGPNMKANKKAFDEYKVEF
- a CDS encoding chorismate mutase, which gives rise to MNIEDWRNRIDELNDELIALLNKRASFAVEIGKIKKQKGLPVLDAAREEAVLNVVAEKAKKANGPLPPESFKNIFRTIIDETYKVEE